A genomic segment from Vicia villosa cultivar HV-30 ecotype Madison, WI unplaced genomic scaffold, Vvil1.0 ctg.000816F_1_1, whole genome shotgun sequence encodes:
- the LOC131631354 gene encoding uncharacterized protein LOC131631354, with protein sequence MASSWFIKLAFKCLHHIAWPLFALVFPMCASIQAIETDSDAETKNLISYWILLSFIYLFEYTFIKLLLWFRLWLYVKLMIIFLLTIPDFGRAYYVYNNFIGPMKLQIVQWRFNNFWRKCFVEKDDFLMHAERYMRENGTEALEKLIASQNTMCRPDAEDANEIISTDNKNVLKTNGESLQIEHLDIIDLETIEKKEIPSIKQEVLRLYANIWMLQDILIMPKVGPSHNASSATVETKETSESDRTVRDVPQISSTPKEMQKEWTCALCSVTTTSEITLNSHLSGRRHRAAAEALTAKKQPFIQKQKDSEVTNEIIASDDKEMLKYLIKEFLVQINGNQRFEIDDKDIKDLEAIEKKEIHATKQVKGKDKLV encoded by the exons ATGGCTTCTTCATGGTTTATCAAACTTGCCTTCAAATGCCTTCACCATATAGCATG GCCTCTTTTTGCTCTGGTGTTTCCTAT gtgTGCTTCCATACAAGCAATTGAAACTGATTCCGATGCAGAAACTAAGAATTTGATCTCATATTGGATACTTCTTTCATTCATTTACCTCTTTGAGTATACTTTTATCAAGCTTCTTCTATG GTTTCGACTCTGGCTGTACGTTAAGCTAATGATCATCTTCTTGCTCACCATACCAGACTTTGGACGAGCTTATTAtgtttataataactttattggCCCCATGAAATTGCAAATAGTCCAATGGAGGTTTAATAACTTCTGGAGGAAGTGTTTTGTTGAGAAAGATGATTTTTTAATGCATGCCGAGAGATATATGAGAGAAAATGGAACTGAAGCCTTAGAGAAACTCATTGCTAGCCAG AATACAATGTGTAGACCTGATGCAGAAGATGCAAATGAAATCATATCTACTGATAATAAAAATGTGCTAAAG ACAAATGGAGAAAGTCTCCAAATTGAGCACCTAGACATCATAGATTTGGAGACTATCGAGAAAAAAGAAATTCCTTCTATCAAGCAA GAAGTACTTCGTCTCTATGCTAATATTTGGATGTTGCAGGATATTCTTATCATGCCTAAAGTTGGGCCAAGTCATAACGCATCATCAGCGACAGTGGAAACCAAAGAAACATCGGAGAGTGATAGAACTGTTAGAGACGTTCCTCAGATTTCTTCTACACCAAAGGAAATGCAGAAAGAGTGGACTTGTGCTTTATGTTCGGTAACAACCACTAGCGAGATAACCTTGAACTCCCACCTCAGTGGAAGGAGACACAGGGCTGCTGCAGAAGCTTTAACAGCAAAGAAGCAACCTTTTATTCAGAAACAAAAGGACTCAGAAGTGACAAATGAAATCATAGCTAGTGATGATAAAGAAATGCTGAAG TACTTAATAAAGGAGTTTCTTGTGCAGATAAATGGAAATCAAAGATTTGAAATAGATGACAAAGacattaaagatttggaggctaTTGAGAAAAAAGAAATTCATGCAACCAAGCAA GTTAAAGGCAAGGACAAGCTTGTCTGA